CTTGAATGCTGGACTCACAGTTCGGAATCGAATAGTGTTTTCGGGGAACACAAAAAGTGCGCGATACAGCGTTGTGATCATGAGAAAAGGAGCAGAGATGATCTCTCGACGGAAGTTTATTGGCTATGGATCAGCAGCAGCGGCATATGCAGTAAGTGGAGCAAAGTTTGCTAACGCGAACGCTCTGGGGCTACCGATAGGGATTCAACTGTATTCAGTGCGGCAGCAGCTGCAGCAGGACTACGATAAGGCTCTGGCTGATGTGGCAAGCGCAGGATTTCAAGAAGTTGAGGCAGCAGGTTTCTATGGCCGTAGCTCTGCTCAGGTCAAACAGGCGCTCAAAAAAGTCGGACTTCGATGTGTCAGTTCGCATGTGTCCTTTGGGGATTTACGAAACAAGCTGGATGAGGTGATCGCCTTCCATAAAGAGCTTGGCGCGCAGTACATCATTGCCCCGGGCGCCGGACCGAAAGACCCGACTCCAGGACCGAATGGCAAGCCGAAGCCGATGACGATTGAGGACTGGCGCTGGTTTGCAGGTGAATTAAATACGCTAGGCGAGAAGACGAAAGCCGCAGGAATTACGTTGGGCTATCACAATCATGTGCACGAGTTCGAGCCAGTCGATGGCGGGCTGCCCTATGCAGAGCTGCTTCGGATTATGGACCCGAAGATTACCACATTAGAGCTGGATTGCGGATGGGCTTCCGTTGCCGGACATAAGCCGCAGGACCTGATGCGGGAACATCCGAACCGCTTTTCCATGTTGCATGT
This portion of the Edaphobacter sp. 4G125 genome encodes:
- a CDS encoding sugar phosphate isomerase/epimerase family protein, which codes for MISRRKFIGYGSAAAAYAVSGAKFANANALGLPIGIQLYSVRQQLQQDYDKALADVASAGFQEVEAAGFYGRSSAQVKQALKKVGLRCVSSHVSFGDLRNKLDEVIAFHKELGAQYIIAPGAGPKDPTPGPNGKPKPMTIEDWRWFAGELNTLGEKTKAAGITLGYHNHVHEFEPVDGGLPYAELLRIMDPKITTLELDCGWASVAGHKPQDLMREHPNRFSMLHVKDFKLGSKPSEAKVTELGLGDIDYKPILAQAAKTQKIRHLFVEQEAFTMPYMDSLKTDAKYMRDLKV